Proteins from a single region of Flavobacterium sp. K5-23:
- the ubiE gene encoding bifunctional demethylmenaquinone methyltransferase/2-methoxy-6-polyprenyl-1,4-benzoquinol methylase UbiE, producing MSKNVTPYKNSVLGKKEQVAKMFDTISGNYDNLNRVISFGIDVKWRKKVLNIVSNTNPKSILDIATGTGDLAILMSQTKAEKIIGLDISIGMLEVGKKKIAAKNLSNTIEMILGDSENMSFDDNSFDAITVAFGVRNFENLEKGLTEILRVLKPGGIFVILETSIPEKTPYKQGYNFYSKNILPIIGKLFSKDDVAYGYLSESAAAFPYGEALNNILRKTGFIDVVALPQTFGVATIYSASKK from the coding sequence ATGTCAAAAAACGTTACCCCTTATAAAAATTCAGTCTTAGGTAAAAAAGAGCAAGTTGCTAAAATGTTTGATACCATTTCAGGAAATTATGACAATCTAAACCGTGTTATATCTTTTGGAATCGATGTGAAATGGCGTAAGAAAGTGTTAAATATAGTATCTAATACAAATCCTAAATCCATATTAGATATCGCGACTGGTACTGGTGATCTTGCCATATTGATGTCACAAACAAAAGCGGAGAAAATAATAGGTTTAGACATTTCGATAGGTATGCTTGAAGTAGGCAAGAAAAAAATTGCCGCTAAAAACTTATCAAACACGATCGAAATGATATTGGGTGATTCAGAAAATATGTCTTTTGATGACAATTCATTTGATGCCATAACGGTTGCTTTTGGAGTTCGTAACTTTGAAAACTTAGAGAAAGGTTTGACAGAAATCCTAAGGGTGCTAAAGCCCGGAGGAATCTTTGTAATTCTAGAAACTTCTATCCCAGAAAAAACACCTTATAAACAAGGGTATAACTTTTACAGCAAAAATATTTTACCAATCATCGGAAAATTATTCTCAAAAGATGATGTAGCCTATGGATATTTGTCTGAATCAGCGGCTGCATTTCCATATGGAGAAGCTTTAAACAATATTTTAAGAAAAACTGGGTTTATAGATGTTGTAGCCTTGCCACAAACATTTGGCGTTGCTACAATTTATTCTGCATCAAAAAAATAA
- a CDS encoding dihydrofolate reductase, with protein sequence MIIMIAAAAENNALGKNNELVWHLPNDFKRFKSLTSGHHIIMGRKTFESFPKPLPNRTHIVISRQENYKPEGCIVVSTIEEALAVCPENDTSFIIGGGEIYNLALPYTDKIELTRVHHSFEADAFFPEIDIDKWVLIESVLHKKDDKHNYDYSYLTYILK encoded by the coding sequence ATGATTATAATGATTGCGGCAGCAGCAGAGAACAATGCTCTGGGAAAAAACAATGAATTAGTGTGGCATCTACCTAATGATTTTAAAAGATTCAAATCTCTAACATCTGGTCATCACATAATTATGGGAAGAAAAACTTTTGAAAGTTTTCCAAAACCATTACCTAACAGAACACATATTGTTATAAGCCGCCAAGAAAACTACAAACCCGAAGGCTGTATCGTTGTTAGCACTATTGAGGAAGCTCTTGCTGTCTGTCCCGAAAACGACACTTCCTTTATTATTGGCGGAGGGGAAATTTATAATTTGGCTTTACCTTATACAGATAAAATAGAACTCACAAGAGTACATCATAGTTTTGAGGCTGATGCCTTTTTTCCTGAAATAGATATAGACAAATGGGTCTTAATAGAATCCGTACTTCATAAAAAAGACGACAAACACAATTACGATTACAGTTATCTAACATACATCCTAAAATAA
- a CDS encoding 2TM domain-containing protein yields the protein MEREIHEQYEYARRRLKQKKRLYYHFVLLLIGSIFLYVSSKIFETDLNPNWYIWAITIWVFLFVLHFIKVFITDRFMNKNWEREQIDRLVGLQQKKLVELQSEIEEDTTKQAL from the coding sequence ATGGAAAGAGAAATACACGAACAATACGAATACGCAAGAAGACGTTTAAAGCAAAAAAAGAGACTTTATTATCATTTTGTGTTATTACTTATAGGGAGTATATTTTTATATGTGTCCTCAAAAATTTTCGAAACTGATCTTAATCCAAACTGGTACATATGGGCAATTACGATTTGGGTTTTTCTATTTGTACTTCACTTTATAAAAGTATTCATTACAGACCGATTTATGAATAAAAACTGGGAAAGAGAACAAATCGACAGGCTTGTGGGCTTACAACAAAAAAAACTAGTCGAATTACAAAGTGAAATCGAAGAAGACACTACTAAACAAGCTTTATAA
- a CDS encoding thymidylate synthase, which yields MKQYHDLVQHVMENGCQKGDRTGTGTKSVFGYQMRFDLSEGFPMVTTKKLHLKSIIYELLWFLKGDTNIEYLQKNGVKIWDSWADENGNLGPVYGHQWRNWNSEEIDQIADLITELKTNPNSRRMLVSAWNPSVLPDTTKSFDENVANNKAALPPCHAFFQFYVADGKLSCQLYQRSADIFLGVPFNIASYALLTMMIAQVCGFEAGEFIHTFGDAHIYNNHFEQLELQLSREPKPLPKMILNPEIKNIFDFDFEDFTLENYEPHAGIKGSVAV from the coding sequence ATGAAACAATACCATGATCTAGTACAACACGTTATGGAAAACGGTTGTCAAAAAGGAGACCGGACAGGAACAGGAACAAAAAGCGTTTTTGGTTATCAGATGCGTTTTGATTTAAGTGAAGGATTCCCAATGGTTACCACTAAAAAACTTCATCTTAAGTCTATTATCTACGAATTACTGTGGTTCCTAAAGGGAGATACAAACATCGAATACCTTCAAAAAAACGGTGTTAAAATCTGGGATTCTTGGGCTGATGAAAACGGAAATTTAGGGCCTGTTTACGGACACCAATGGCGCAACTGGAATAGTGAGGAAATCGATCAGATTGCTGACTTAATTACAGAGTTGAAAACAAACCCAAACAGTCGCAGAATGCTTGTTTCCGCTTGGAATCCTTCTGTTCTTCCTGATACAACCAAATCTTTTGATGAAAATGTAGCCAATAACAAGGCAGCATTACCACCTTGCCATGCTTTCTTTCAGTTTTATGTAGCCGATGGAAAATTATCTTGTCAACTTTATCAACGTAGCGCCGACATCTTTTTGGGAGTGCCCTTTAATATTGCATCTTATGCACTGCTTACAATGATGATTGCTCAAGTATGTGGTTTTGAAGCTGGAGAATTCATACATACTTTTGGTGATGCTCACATATACAACAATCATTTTGAACAACTCGAACTACAGCTTTCGAGAGAGCCCAAACCATTACCTAAAATGATTCTTAATCCAGAGATAAAAAATATTTTTGATTTTGATTTTGAAGATTTCACACTCGAAAACTACGAACCACATGCCGGAATAAAAGGCAGTGTGGCTGTTTAA
- a CDS encoding bifunctional nuclease family protein — protein sequence MSLVKLSIKGISYSQTQNGAYALILNEVDGERKLPIVIGAFEAQSIAIALEKEIKPPRPLTHDLFKNFAERFDIVVKQVIIHKLVDGVFYSSIICERDKIEEIIDARTSDAIALALRFNAPIFTYKNILDKAGIYLKTNPQETDSDTQDLDDVLSNPETFGLEEERSESDRPYLKNSLQELNELLSQAVEHEDYEKAVKIRDEISKRES from the coding sequence ATGAGCTTAGTTAAATTATCCATAAAAGGAATTTCATACAGTCAAACTCAAAACGGAGCTTATGCCCTAATTTTGAATGAGGTTGATGGCGAAAGAAAACTACCCATTGTCATAGGTGCATTCGAAGCGCAATCAATAGCGATCGCTTTAGAAAAAGAAATTAAACCTCCGCGCCCATTGACTCATGATTTATTCAAAAATTTCGCTGAGCGTTTTGACATTGTTGTAAAACAAGTTATCATACACAAATTAGTAGATGGCGTTTTTTATTCCAGCATTATTTGCGAAAGAGACAAAATTGAAGAAATCATAGACGCCAGAACTTCAGACGCTATTGCTTTAGCATTGCGGTTTAACGCTCCTATATTTACTTATAAAAACATATTGGACAAAGCGGGTATTTATCTAAAGACAAATCCACAAGAAACCGATAGCGACACTCAGGATTTAGATGACGTCTTATCTAATCCAGAGACATTTGGGCTAGAAGAAGAGCGTAGTGAGTCAGATCGCCCATATTTAAAAAACAGTTTGCAAGAACTAAACGAATTGCTTTCACAGGCTGTTGAACACGAAGATTATGAAAAGGCTGTAAAAATAAGGGACGAAATCTCAAAAAGAGAATCCTAA
- a CDS encoding electron transfer flavoprotein subunit alpha/FixB family protein → MSILIYAEYAEGKFKKVAFELASYAKKVAESLGTTVTAVTVNAGDVSELSKYGVDKVLKVNNDKLTGFTAKAYADVIKQAAQKENAKLVLLSSTTDSIYLSSLVAVALEAGFASNVVGLPVSTSPFQVKRNAFSNKAFNFTEISTDVKVLGLAKNSYGIFENTSSLTEENFNPTIGDNDFGVKVESVEKVSGKVSIADADIVVSAGRGMKGPENWGMIEELASVLGAATACSKPVSDLGWRPHGEHVGQTGKPVATNLYIAIGISGAIQHIAGINSSKVKVVINSDPEAPFFKVADYGIVGDAFEILPKLIEKFKAFKLQQS, encoded by the coding sequence ATGTCAATATTAATATATGCAGAATACGCAGAAGGAAAATTCAAAAAAGTAGCTTTTGAATTAGCTTCATACGCAAAAAAAGTAGCCGAATCATTAGGGACAACAGTTACAGCCGTAACCGTTAATGCTGGAGATGTATCGGAATTATCAAAATACGGAGTAGACAAAGTATTAAAAGTAAACAATGATAAGTTAACTGGATTTACAGCTAAAGCTTATGCAGATGTTATCAAACAAGCTGCTCAAAAAGAAAACGCTAAACTGGTTTTACTTTCTTCAACTACAGACAGTATTTATCTTTCTTCACTTGTGGCTGTAGCTCTAGAAGCTGGTTTTGCTTCAAATGTGGTTGGATTACCTGTAAGCACATCGCCTTTTCAAGTAAAAAGAAACGCTTTCTCAAACAAAGCTTTCAATTTTACTGAAATATCAACTGATGTAAAAGTATTAGGTCTTGCTAAAAACTCTTACGGGATTTTCGAAAACACATCTTCACTAACTGAAGAAAACTTTAACCCAACAATTGGAGACAATGATTTTGGTGTAAAAGTAGAGTCAGTAGAAAAAGTGTCTGGAAAAGTATCTATTGCTGATGCAGATATAGTTGTATCAGCGGGTCGTGGAATGAAAGGACCGGAAAACTGGGGAATGATAGAAGAATTGGCATCTGTACTTGGTGCAGCGACAGCTTGTTCTAAACCAGTATCTGATCTTGGATGGAGACCTCACGGAGAACACGTAGGACAAACAGGAAAGCCAGTAGCTACAAATTTATATATCGCTATCGGAATTTCTGGAGCGATACAACATATTGCAGGAATCAACTCTTCTAAGGTAAAAGTAGTTATCAACAGTGACCCAGAAGCTCCTTTCTTTAAAGTTGCTGATTATGGAATTGTAGGTGATGCATTTGAAATTCTACCTAAATTAATTGAAAAATTCAAAGCGTTTAAATTACAACAATCATAA
- a CDS encoding electron transfer flavoprotein subunit beta/FixA family protein, whose protein sequence is MKILVCISHVPDTTSKINFTNGDSEFDTNGVQYVINPNDEFGLTRAIWFQEQQGATVTVVNVGGPETEPTLRKALAIGANEAIRVNANPTDGFFVAKQLAEVIKTGGYDLVIAGKESLDYNGGMVPGMIAGILGYNFLNSCTGVTIEGSAVTAVREIDGGKETVSTTLPLIIGGQKGLVEEKDLRIPNMRGIMTARTKALAVVEPVEASVNTKAVKFEKPAAKSAVKLISPDNLDELIDLLHNEAKVI, encoded by the coding sequence ATGAAAATATTAGTTTGCATCAGTCACGTTCCTGATACTACTTCAAAAATTAATTTTACCAATGGTGACTCAGAATTCGATACCAATGGTGTACAATATGTAATTAATCCTAATGACGAATTTGGATTAACTAGAGCAATTTGGTTTCAAGAACAACAAGGAGCAACAGTAACTGTTGTGAATGTTGGTGGACCAGAAACTGAACCTACATTAAGAAAAGCGTTAGCTATTGGTGCAAACGAAGCGATTCGTGTAAATGCAAATCCAACTGACGGTTTCTTCGTTGCAAAACAATTAGCAGAAGTTATTAAAACAGGTGGCTACGATTTAGTAATCGCAGGTAAAGAGTCATTAGACTATAATGGCGGAATGGTTCCTGGAATGATTGCAGGAATTTTAGGGTACAACTTTTTAAACTCTTGTACAGGAGTTACAATTGAAGGTTCAGCAGTCACAGCTGTTCGCGAAATTGACGGAGGTAAAGAAACTGTTTCTACTACATTACCATTAATTATTGGTGGTCAAAAAGGACTTGTTGAAGAAAAAGATTTACGTATTCCTAACATGAGAGGAATTATGACAGCAAGAACTAAAGCATTAGCAGTAGTTGAGCCAGTTGAAGCTTCAGTAAACACTAAAGCAGTGAAGTTTGAAAAACCAGCAGCTAAATCAGCAGTGAAATTAATTTCACCAGACAATTTAGATGAGTTAATCGACTTATTACACAACGAAGCGAAAGTAATCTAG
- a CDS encoding pyruvate dehydrogenase complex E1 component subunit beta — MRTIQFREAICEAMSEEMRNDESIYLMGEEVAEYNGAYKASKGMLAEFGAKRVIDTPIAELGFTGIAVGSAMNGCRPIVEYMTFNFCLVGIDQIINNAAKMRQMTGGQFNVPIVFRGPTASAGQLGATHSQALENWFANTPGLKVVVPSTVYDAKGLLKAAIRDNDPVIFMESEQMYGDKGEVPDGEYTIPLGVADIKRVGTDVTIVSFGKIIKEAFIAADELAKEGISCEIVDLRTVRPMDYETILTSVRKTNRLVVLEEAWPFASVASEITYIVQERAFDFLDAPIQRITTADTPAPYSPVLLKEWLPNSDDVIKAVKKVLYKK, encoded by the coding sequence ATGAGAACGATACAATTTAGAGAGGCTATTTGCGAAGCGATGAGCGAAGAAATGCGTAATGATGAGTCCATTTACTTAATGGGTGAAGAAGTTGCTGAGTATAATGGTGCTTATAAAGCGTCTAAAGGAATGCTTGCTGAGTTTGGTGCAAAAAGAGTAATTGACACTCCTATTGCTGAGCTTGGATTTACTGGTATTGCTGTAGGTTCAGCCATGAATGGTTGTCGTCCTATTGTTGAGTACATGACATTCAATTTTTGTTTAGTAGGTATTGATCAAATTATTAATAACGCTGCTAAAATGCGTCAAATGACAGGGGGGCAATTTAATGTTCCTATCGTTTTTCGTGGGCCAACAGCTTCGGCAGGGCAATTAGGAGCGACACACTCTCAAGCATTAGAAAACTGGTTTGCAAACACTCCAGGTCTTAAAGTGGTAGTTCCCTCTACTGTTTATGACGCAAAAGGACTTTTGAAAGCTGCTATACGTGATAATGACCCTGTAATATTTATGGAGTCAGAACAAATGTATGGTGACAAAGGTGAAGTGCCTGATGGGGAATATACAATTCCACTAGGTGTTGCTGACATCAAACGTGTGGGTACTGATGTTACTATCGTTTCTTTTGGTAAAATCATTAAAGAAGCATTTATTGCTGCTGATGAACTAGCCAAAGAAGGAATTTCTTGTGAGATTGTCGATTTAAGAACGGTACGTCCTATGGATTATGAGACAATCTTAACATCTGTTAGAAAAACAAATCGTTTAGTGGTTCTTGAAGAGGCTTGGCCTTTTGCAAGTGTTGCTTCGGAGATTACTTATATTGTTCAAGAACGTGCTTTTGATTTTCTTGATGCACCAATTCAAAGAATTACAACTGCTGATACTCCAGCTCCTTATTCTCCAGTATTACTGAAAGAATGGTTGCCTAATTCAGACGATGTGATAAAAGCGGTTAAAAAAGTATTGTATAAAAAATAA
- a CDS encoding DUF5686 and carboxypeptidase-like regulatory domain-containing protein, which yields MKKNILFLLVLLFAFAGSVFAQTKVSGVIVDQLNQPVPFANVAFKNSSEGIVSNEEGHFYLESAKNHTVLVISSVGYSEKEITLEKAVNYNLRIQIKEAESLKEVVIFMGKTSKKNNPALDILRKIWERKRKNGLYLFDHYQMEKYEKVEFDMNTIDSAFMKNKLFKGMEFIFDHMDTSRVTGKTYLPIFINESLYDVYGNNKLKKVKEKIKANKNSGFSDNQQILSFVKDLYSNYDIYDNYLTFFDKSFTSPLSKTGVDVYNYVLRDSAFIDKKWCYNIVFYPRRKNELTFKGDFWVNDSTYAIKKINMAVTKSANINWVKEIYIEQEFEVENDSVFLLTRDHMMSDFALNKKEDSKGIYGKRTTLYDNHKFNIEKPANFYKEEVNYIDNEVYNRSEEYWDENRFEKLNKDERGVYKMLDTLQTVKKFQNLYNLVSILGSGYIQSGHFDYGPIFSTFGYNEVEGIRLRVGGRTYFGPNDTWRLEGYTAYGFNDDKFKYGLSGKWMVEKKNRIIISGGNRRDIEQIGASLTSTNDVLGRSFASSSLFSSGSNGKLTNINLSSVAVQIEPIKNLTFQTGFSYRTLESASTTFSLDYYTDVANSVVKSDVKQSEVNFQMEYTPNKKTIGFGVERYDTDSPFSRFFVNYSHGFKGLLDSDFKYDKIQFYYKQPIIIGALGRTNLILELGKTFGTIPLGLMNVIPGNQTYFTIDNTFSNLNFYEFVTDQYATFQWNHNFSGRIFARIPFMRKLNWREIIGIKGVYGSISDANRAINASGLIYNAPEKAYWEYSAGIGNIFKVFRIDFAWRGNYLNTPDAQNFTVKGSFGFYF from the coding sequence ATGAAAAAAAATATTTTATTCTTATTGGTATTGCTGTTTGCTTTTGCAGGGAGTGTTTTTGCGCAAACAAAAGTAAGCGGAGTCATTGTAGATCAATTGAACCAGCCTGTTCCATTTGCAAATGTTGCTTTCAAAAATTCTAGCGAAGGAATTGTGTCTAATGAAGAGGGACATTTTTATTTGGAGTCAGCAAAAAATCATACCGTTTTAGTCATCTCGTCTGTTGGTTATTCTGAAAAGGAAATCACACTTGAGAAAGCGGTGAACTATAATTTAAGAATCCAGATAAAAGAAGCCGAAAGCTTAAAGGAGGTTGTTATTTTTATGGGTAAAACTTCTAAAAAGAACAATCCAGCTCTTGATATCCTTAGAAAAATATGGGAAAGAAAACGTAAAAATGGTTTGTATCTCTTTGATCATTACCAGATGGAGAAATATGAAAAAGTGGAGTTTGATATGAATACCATTGATAGTGCGTTTATGAAAAACAAGCTGTTTAAAGGGATGGAATTCATCTTTGATCATATGGATACTTCCAGGGTTACCGGGAAAACGTATTTGCCTATTTTTATTAATGAGTCTTTATATGATGTCTACGGGAATAACAAACTAAAGAAGGTCAAAGAGAAAATAAAAGCCAATAAGAATTCAGGATTCAGTGACAACCAGCAAATTTTATCTTTCGTAAAAGACCTTTATTCTAATTATGATATATATGATAACTATTTAACTTTTTTTGACAAAAGTTTTACAAGCCCTTTGTCTAAAACGGGTGTAGATGTCTATAACTATGTCTTGAGAGATAGTGCCTTTATAGATAAAAAATGGTGTTATAATATTGTTTTTTATCCAAGAAGAAAAAACGAACTGACATTTAAAGGGGATTTTTGGGTTAATGATTCTACTTATGCCATCAAGAAAATTAATATGGCAGTTACCAAAAGTGCTAATATTAACTGGGTAAAAGAAATTTATATCGAGCAAGAATTTGAGGTAGAAAATGACTCTGTTTTTCTGTTAACCAGAGATCATATGATGTCAGATTTTGCCTTGAATAAAAAGGAAGATTCTAAGGGGATTTATGGAAAACGAACAACGCTTTATGATAACCACAAATTCAATATAGAGAAACCAGCAAATTTTTATAAAGAGGAAGTGAATTATATAGATAATGAAGTATATAATAGGTCAGAAGAATATTGGGATGAAAACCGTTTCGAAAAATTAAATAAGGACGAACGTGGGGTTTATAAAATGCTGGACACTTTGCAAACCGTCAAGAAATTCCAGAATTTATACAATTTGGTTTCAATCCTTGGAAGTGGTTATATACAATCCGGTCATTTTGATTATGGCCCTATATTTTCGACTTTTGGTTACAATGAAGTAGAGGGAATCCGTTTACGTGTAGGAGGAAGAACTTACTTTGGGCCTAACGATACTTGGAGATTAGAAGGGTATACCGCTTATGGGTTTAACGATGATAAATTCAAGTATGGACTTTCAGGAAAATGGATGGTCGAGAAGAAAAACAGGATTATTATTTCAGGAGGGAATAGACGTGACATCGAGCAAATAGGCGCGAGTTTAACTTCTACAAATGATGTTTTAGGGCGAAGTTTTGCCTCGTCTTCATTATTCTCCTCTGGTAGTAACGGGAAATTAACGAATATCAACTTGAGCAGTGTTGCTGTTCAAATAGAACCCATTAAAAACCTGACTTTTCAAACAGGATTTTCATATCGTACTTTAGAGTCGGCTTCGACAACTTTTAGTCTGGATTATTATACTGATGTGGCTAATTCAGTTGTTAAAAGCGATGTAAAACAGTCTGAAGTTAATTTTCAGATGGAATACACCCCCAATAAAAAAACCATAGGCTTTGGTGTAGAACGATATGATACAGATAGTCCTTTTAGTCGTTTTTTCGTAAATTATAGCCACGGATTTAAAGGCTTGCTAGACAGTGATTTTAAATACGATAAAATACAGTTTTACTATAAGCAACCAATAATCATAGGAGCATTAGGGCGCACAAATTTGATTTTAGAATTAGGGAAAACCTTTGGTACGATTCCTTTGGGGTTGATGAATGTAATTCCTGGAAATCAAACGTATTTCACTATAGATAATACTTTTAGTAATCTTAATTTCTATGAGTTTGTCACTGATCAGTACGCTACTTTTCAATGGAATCATAATTTTAGCGGAAGGATTTTTGCTAGAATACCTTTTATGAGAAAGTTGAACTGGAGAGAAATTATAGGGATAAAAGGAGTTTATGGATCAATTTCGGATGCTAACAGAGCAATCAATGCTTCTGGTTTGATTTACAATGCTCCCGAAAAGGCGTATTGGGAATACAGTGCTGGAATTGGAAATATATTTAAAGTATTCCGTATCGATTTCGCTTGGAGAGGAAACTACTTAAACACACCAGACGCGCAAAATTTCACTGTAAAAGGTTCTTTTGGTTTTTATTTTTAA
- a CDS encoding DNA-3-methyladenine glycosylase yields MEQAIAFLSNQDVFFNHIIEKYGLPVIPIRPEGFETLVLLILEQQVSIDSAKATFLKLKAKEENFHPEALLVLADEEYRNLGVSRQKTSYIKALSDAVINNRIDLESLSAKSDEQVRAELIQIKGIGNWTIDVYLMFCLQAPDLLPLGDIAIVNTIKELLGIEDKQQMEVYTQQWSPYRSTAAFLLWHYYLGKRGRKVSY; encoded by the coding sequence ATGGAACAGGCCATTGCATTTCTTTCTAATCAGGATGTTTTTTTTAATCACATCATTGAAAAATACGGTTTGCCGGTCATCCCAATAAGACCCGAAGGTTTTGAAACTTTGGTTTTATTAATTCTGGAACAACAGGTGTCTATAGATTCTGCCAAGGCTACTTTTTTAAAGCTAAAAGCAAAAGAAGAAAACTTTCATCCCGAAGCACTATTGGTTTTGGCTGATGAAGAATATAGGAACCTTGGCGTAAGCCGTCAAAAAACATCTTATATAAAAGCATTGTCCGATGCGGTAATCAATAATAGAATTGATTTAGAATCCTTGTCTGCTAAGTCAGACGAGCAGGTTAGAGCAGAGCTTATACAAATCAAAGGTATCGGGAACTGGACTATTGACGTTTACTTGATGTTTTGTCTTCAGGCGCCAGATTTGCTTCCGCTTGGGGATATAGCAATTGTAAATACAATAAAAGAACTTCTGGGAATAGAGGACAAACAGCAAATGGAAGTTTACACACAACAGTGGAGTCCATACCGTTCTACTGCTGCATTTTTATTGTGGCATTATTATCTTGGGAAACGAGGAAGAAAGGTTTCTTATTAA